From Lysinibacillus sp. SGAir0095, the proteins below share one genomic window:
- a CDS encoding glycosyltransferase family 4 protein, whose translation MKKVFVISNMYPSSEHLSFGIFVKNQVEALKKEKIDVIVAANDNPATGKKNTILKYGKWAMNVFSKAIKNRNQISVTHAHYVFPSGVFSYMLKKVFNIPYIVTAHGGDIERMAKKSAKIRNWTQKILQESSHVIAVGPVLAEQIENDFNVPREKILICSMGVNCEVFRPADQQEVRKQLGIDEEGFIYLFVGNVIKQKGVEELLHAFKQVQESTGQKVKLVIIGSRRDQNFIQSLEPLLDSSIKLIDPLEQTHLVKWFQASDVFVLPSHIEGFGLVALEAIATGTPVIASRVGGLVSLLENGAGHLVEPHNSKELAIEMLNALNTPKEQYYQMQAADEILFIHDANEITKRVIGLYESAVKGGSVQ comes from the coding sequence ATGAAAAAAGTTTTTGTAATTAGTAACATGTATCCTTCCAGCGAGCATCTTTCATTTGGAATTTTTGTTAAGAATCAAGTGGAAGCACTGAAAAAAGAAAAGATAGATGTCATTGTTGCCGCAAATGATAATCCGGCAACTGGGAAAAAGAATACCATTTTAAAATACGGTAAATGGGCGATGAATGTGTTTAGTAAGGCGATAAAAAATCGAAACCAGATTTCCGTTACTCATGCACATTACGTCTTTCCTTCAGGTGTATTTTCGTACATGCTAAAGAAAGTCTTTAATATTCCTTATATTGTGACAGCACATGGTGGGGATATTGAGCGAATGGCAAAGAAAAGTGCCAAGATCCGTAATTGGACACAAAAAATCCTGCAGGAAAGTAGTCACGTCATTGCTGTTGGACCGGTATTAGCAGAACAAATCGAAAATGATTTTAATGTCCCACGAGAAAAAATCCTAATATGCAGTATGGGGGTTAATTGTGAAGTTTTTCGTCCTGCCGATCAACAGGAAGTTCGGAAACAATTAGGTATTGATGAAGAAGGCTTTATCTATTTGTTTGTAGGGAATGTGATTAAGCAAAAGGGTGTAGAGGAATTATTGCACGCTTTTAAACAGGTACAAGAAAGTACTGGCCAAAAGGTGAAATTAGTAATCATTGGTTCTAGAAGAGATCAAAATTTTATTCAAAGTCTAGAGCCTTTACTGGACAGTTCTATTAAGTTAATCGATCCGCTTGAACAAACTCACCTTGTTAAGTGGTTCCAGGCAAGTGATGTTTTTGTTTTGCCATCTCATATTGAAGGCTTTGGCTTAGTTGCCCTGGAAGCGATAGCTACAGGAACTCCAGTGATTGCCTCAAGGGTAGGTGGACTTGTTTCTTTACTGGAAAATGGAGCAGGTCATTTAGTAGAACCTCACAATTCTAAAGAGTTAGCTATTGAAATGCTAAATGCCTTGAACACACCGAAAGAGCAATATTATCAAATGCAAGCAGCAGACGAAATCTTGTTTATTCATGATGCAAACGAAATAACGAAGCGTGTCATTGGGCTATACGAATCTGCTGTTAAAGGTGGGTCTGTCCAATGA
- the murJ gene encoding murein biosynthesis integral membrane protein MurJ yields MNKFIKVVGAVAIINIVARLFGFFREMAIGYQYGLSYVADSIFTAYTLPNFLYLVIGGAFTTAVISLYNKKTTDQALFVKQSFTIVLVSVSIMTIIVLFFTTPILNIIYNKNYDISPEEFELAKHLFYWMMPSSILLCLASWYSGLLNINDKFHLSSVSILIYNAFFLLIAVGLSFVVGPIAYGISAFASAVIMIYFLVVGYRKLNSHPVGLSFKRDATTKELWLMVLPIAIGGGTLQIYAMLQRFFVMFFGFGESAISVVNYSSRLMQFPQAILITAVTTVIYPILSKKEAEDDYASIKNLYSKGLHYLLLLLIPVSIYSFFYSKNILQVVYERGNFTAEATMITTPVLQIFVLSMFFLAANTYITRFYYAKADSMAPVVFSLINVFVINIAVMYLMADATGVNAIAWGTLISSIINTIMLIVYAHFKYDLKLGSDKRSSDMVKSIVSFILIAIVMYVSSTYLEFDNKWVTFAVGLIIFTIVTLGSYLLFGIKEVKDYLLTIKNKLFKIS; encoded by the coding sequence ATGAATAAGTTCATAAAAGTTGTTGGTGCAGTAGCCATTATTAATATTGTGGCTAGGCTTTTCGGTTTCTTCAGGGAAATGGCCATTGGTTATCAATATGGCTTGTCTTATGTTGCCGATAGCATTTTTACAGCCTATACCTTACCGAACTTTTTATATTTAGTAATTGGCGGAGCTTTTACAACAGCGGTTATTTCACTCTATAACAAAAAGACAACCGATCAGGCGTTATTTGTTAAACAATCTTTTACAATCGTTTTAGTATCTGTGTCAATCATGACAATCATCGTCCTGTTTTTCACAACCCCAATACTCAATATAATTTACAACAAGAATTATGATATAAGTCCGGAAGAATTTGAGCTTGCGAAGCATTTATTTTATTGGATGATGCCTTCTTCGATACTTTTATGTCTAGCTTCATGGTATAGCGGACTTTTAAATATTAATGATAAATTCCATTTGTCGAGTGTATCGATCTTAATTTATAATGCTTTCTTTTTATTAATTGCGGTTGGCTTATCTTTTGTCGTTGGACCAATTGCTTACGGAATCAGTGCTTTTGCTAGTGCAGTCATCATGATTTACTTCCTTGTGGTTGGCTATCGTAAGCTTAATAGTCATCCTGTGGGATTATCATTTAAGCGTGATGCAACAACCAAGGAATTATGGTTAATGGTTTTACCCATTGCAATAGGTGGTGGAACACTGCAAATTTATGCAATGCTACAGCGTTTCTTTGTTATGTTTTTTGGTTTTGGAGAAAGTGCGATTTCCGTAGTAAACTATTCATCTCGTTTAATGCAATTTCCGCAAGCCATACTAATTACGGCTGTTACGACGGTCATTTATCCAATTTTGAGTAAAAAAGAAGCGGAGGATGATTATGCATCCATTAAGAATTTATATAGCAAAGGCCTGCATTATTTATTGCTGCTATTGATTCCAGTTTCGATTTATTCATTTTTCTATTCAAAAAATATACTGCAGGTTGTATATGAAAGAGGAAATTTTACAGCTGAAGCAACGATGATTACAACACCAGTATTACAAATCTTTGTCTTATCCATGTTTTTCTTAGCGGCAAATACGTATATTACACGTTTCTATTATGCAAAAGCAGATTCTATGGCACCCGTTGTGTTCAGTCTTATTAATGTTTTTGTGATCAATATTGCGGTAATGTATTTAATGGCAGATGCAACTGGAGTTAATGCGATTGCATGGGGTACATTGATTAGCTCGATTATTAATACAATCATGTTAATTGTCTATGCGCACTTTAAATATGATTTAAAGCTGGGTTCAGACAAAAGAAGTTCTGACATGGTCAAATCCATCGTTTCATTTATTTTAATTGCCATTGTCATGTATGTATCAAGCACTTATTTAGAGTTTGATAATAAATGGGTTACATTTGCAGTAGGTTTAATCATCTTCACAATTGTTACTTTAGGTTCATATTTACTATTCGGCATAAAAGAAGTGAAAGACTATTTACTCACTATCAAAAATAAATTATTTAAAATATCCTAA
- a CDS encoding TetR/AcrR family transcriptional regulator: MARGRKVNSNGEKSKQLLREKAIELFSTNGYYQTKISDIVKAAQVTQPTFYLYFESKDSLFHDLHQQFQQDLFNILDEPFDQKDIQLLKAVEKLLQYFITNPMLTKIGLYQSEEAFLVKEKLVEKFEEILEGQINNYPNLQRNDIHIISQSFLGSILRLTDAFLLTNKKSAKELAEDLFSIYFKTEADLVTS, encoded by the coding sequence ATGGCACGTGGAAGGAAAGTAAACTCAAACGGTGAAAAAAGCAAACAATTACTGCGTGAAAAAGCAATTGAATTATTCTCAACTAACGGCTATTATCAGACTAAAATTAGCGATATCGTCAAAGCGGCTCAAGTAACTCAGCCTACTTTTTACTTATACTTTGAAAGTAAAGATTCGTTATTTCACGACTTGCATCAACAATTTCAACAAGATCTCTTTAATATTCTCGATGAACCATTTGACCAAAAGGATATCCAACTTCTAAAAGCCGTTGAAAAGCTACTCCAATACTTTATAACAAATCCAATGCTAACAAAGATTGGGTTATATCAGTCTGAAGAAGCATTCTTAGTAAAAGAAAAGCTAGTGGAGAAGTTTGAAGAAATTCTAGAGGGGCAAATTAATAATTATCCAAACCTGCAAAGAAATGATATACATATTATTTCACAAAGCTTTTTAGGATCCATTTTGCGTTTAACTGATGCATTTCTACTAACGAATAAAAAATCAGCAAAAGAGCTTGCCGAGGATTTATTCTCAATCTATTTTAAAACAGAAGCTGATTTAGTTACATCCTAG
- a CDS encoding S41 family peptidase, with protein sequence MKKYTSMLLSVILLLLLPFQTFAATLDDIKTIIRSDYVGPINGNLNSAKTIEEAIAMLDPYSDYFTKEEYESYMDTINNASAGLGIVIQKHEKGILIVEVVNKSSSSQSTFQVGDLITEVNGLSTVEMSVEEVQALLLNEENTMIEMKILKTNGTTVTESIQLRSSSLPNVNTKLLYDNVGYISLNSFSEDGAQLVANAYTKLLNQGATSFIVDLQNNGGGYVLTAERLIGMFPGALYAYKMQSSTSTSLIKAKQQGIVFPTRTRLLVNRYSASASEMTAAALLDQQSAILYGEQTYGKGTMQSFYTFPDGSVLKLTIAEFFGPKGTIVKDIGIKPNIITASNPLYSAHFDQIVENLETYKQLPSLTNVPTTKTFTIHFNKEITAQIESTDVEIVQLGGTAINASIEVSGKQLVIKPSSPLQKGREYMVIIKPTIKDKNGRPMIKGHYLKVTVQK encoded by the coding sequence ATGAAAAAATATACATCCATGCTTTTAAGTGTCATCCTATTATTACTTCTTCCATTCCAAACATTTGCAGCTACTCTTGATGATATTAAAACGATTATACGAAGTGACTACGTAGGTCCGATTAATGGGAATCTTAACTCTGCAAAAACGATAGAAGAAGCAATCGCCATGCTCGATCCTTATTCCGACTATTTTACAAAAGAAGAATATGAATCTTATATGGACACAATCAACAACGCATCTGCTGGACTCGGAATTGTTATACAAAAACACGAAAAAGGTATTTTAATAGTAGAAGTAGTGAATAAAAGCAGTTCTTCTCAATCTACCTTCCAAGTCGGCGATCTTATAACTGAAGTAAACGGTCTTTCCACAGTGGAAATGAGTGTTGAAGAAGTTCAAGCATTATTATTAAATGAAGAAAATACGATGATTGAAATGAAGATTTTAAAAACTAATGGGACAACCGTAACGGAGTCGATTCAACTTCGTTCATCTTCCCTGCCAAATGTCAATACGAAGCTTCTATATGACAATGTTGGATATATTTCTTTAAATTCATTTTCAGAAGATGGCGCTCAATTAGTAGCGAATGCTTATACGAAACTGCTCAACCAAGGCGCTACTTCTTTTATAGTGGATCTACAGAATAATGGTGGTGGATATGTTTTAACAGCAGAAAGGCTAATAGGAATGTTCCCAGGTGCACTGTATGCTTATAAGATGCAATCCTCTACTTCAACTTCACTTATAAAGGCAAAGCAACAGGGAATCGTATTTCCTACGAGAACACGTCTTTTAGTGAATCGTTATAGTGCCAGTGCATCTGAAATGACAGCAGCTGCGTTATTAGATCAACAATCAGCGATTTTGTATGGCGAGCAAACCTATGGCAAAGGAACAATGCAATCCTTTTACACTTTCCCTGATGGCAGTGTTTTAAAGCTGACAATTGCTGAATTCTTTGGTCCTAAGGGTACTATCGTGAAAGATATAGGCATTAAACCAAATATCATTACAGCTTCCAATCCATTATATTCAGCACATTTTGATCAAATTGTTGAAAATCTGGAAACTTATAAACAACTACCAAGTTTAACAAACGTCCCTACGACAAAAACTTTTACGATTCATTTCAATAAAGAAATTACAGCTCAAATCGAGTCAACTGATGTAGAAATCGTACAATTAGGTGGTACTGCCATCAATGCTTCTATAGAAGTATCTGGCAAACAATTAGTTATCAAGCCTTCTTCCCCCTTACAAAAAGGTCGTGAATATATGGTCATCATTAAGCCTACAATTAAAGATAAAAATGGTCGACCTATGATAAAAGGCCACTATTTAAAGGTCACTGTACAAAAATAA
- the brnQ gene encoding branched-chain amino acid transport system II carrier protein produces the protein MKFIKENLAVGFMLFALFLGAGNIIFPPELGQNAGTAFIPSIIGFLITGVGLPLIGIIAVAKNGGDLQVVANRIHPLFSILFTAVVYLSIGPLFAIPRTGAVTYEIGIAPFLSESAKASGLLISTIIFFAIVLYLSLNPSKLVDRIGKFLTPALLIIIALLAIKAFITPMGEFGEPHGVYATNAFSESFIQGYLTMDVLASLVFGIVVVQSLQAKGIKDRAKQVKTTIFAGIVAAIGLAFVYISLEYIGATSIDSIGYIGDGGSIIAESARVLYGSFGNIILSAVIILACITTAVGLVSANATFFNKLFPKLSYKALAVVFTLFSFIISNFGLSKLISITLPVLMFIYPIAIVLMFLVLFDQLFNRAPIVYSLALIATALVSLYDAIKTAGFSIGWYENILNLLPLYDQSIGWLVPAIVGMVIGWIIHLMTK, from the coding sequence ATGAAGTTCATTAAAGAGAATCTTGCCGTTGGATTTATGCTATTTGCATTATTCCTTGGAGCAGGTAATATTATTTTCCCGCCGGAGTTGGGACAAAATGCCGGAACAGCCTTTATTCCATCGATTATTGGATTCCTTATTACTGGGGTAGGTTTGCCGTTGATCGGGATTATTGCTGTAGCTAAAAATGGTGGGGATTTGCAGGTTGTTGCGAATCGCATACATCCACTATTCAGCATTCTATTTACTGCTGTTGTTTATTTATCTATCGGGCCACTTTTTGCGATTCCTCGTACTGGTGCCGTAACATATGAAATTGGGATTGCACCATTTTTATCCGAATCTGCTAAAGCAAGTGGTTTACTGATTTCAACGATCATTTTCTTTGCGATTGTGCTATATCTTTCATTGAATCCATCAAAATTAGTCGATCGAATCGGTAAATTTTTGACACCTGCTTTATTAATTATCATCGCGTTACTTGCTATTAAAGCATTCATCACGCCAATGGGTGAATTCGGTGAGCCTCATGGTGTGTATGCGACGAACGCGTTTTCTGAAAGCTTTATTCAAGGTTATTTAACTATGGACGTGCTTGCTTCTCTTGTTTTTGGAATTGTAGTTGTGCAATCCTTACAAGCAAAAGGAATTAAGGACCGAGCAAAACAAGTAAAAACAACTATTTTTGCAGGGATTGTGGCTGCAATCGGACTAGCCTTTGTTTATATTTCACTTGAATATATAGGGGCGACAAGTATTGATTCAATTGGTTATATTGGTGATGGCGGCAGTATTATTGCGGAGTCTGCCAGAGTACTATACGGAAGTTTTGGGAATATCATTTTATCTGCCGTAATCATATTGGCATGTATTACAACAGCAGTTGGATTAGTATCAGCGAACGCAACGTTTTTCAATAAGCTATTCCCTAAACTTTCCTATAAAGCATTAGCAGTTGTCTTTACATTATTTAGCTTCATCATTTCAAACTTTGGGTTATCAAAACTAATTTCAATTACTTTACCTGTATTAATGTTTATTTACCCAATCGCAATTGTTTTGATGTTCTTAGTATTGTTCGATCAGCTATTCAACCGTGCTCCAATCGTTTATAGCTTGGCTTTAATTGCAACTGCCCTTGTTAGCTTGTACGATGCAATTAAAACAGCCGGTTTCAGCATTGGTTGGTATGAAAACATCCTAAATCTATTACCACTTTATGATCAAAGTATTGGTTGGCTCGTGCCTGCAATTGTCGGAATGGTCATCGGATGGATTATTCATTTAATGACGAAATAA
- a CDS encoding LysM peptidoglycan-binding domain-containing protein produces MLQKKKLLLLSTALITTAAIAAPMAEASSYTVSKGDTLTKIANANKTTVNQLRQWNNLKNDAIYVGQKLTVSATKPTTSTNKPQTPTKTPAVTNASTYKVVKGDTLSKIAVAVKSTVADIKKWNGLTSDSIYVGQQLKIGEVNNVTSKPQTPPNKDVQPGQNTNVLNYQVVKGDSLAKIATKFSVTVADLKKMNQLSSDLIYIGQVLKLNVSSTDGEPDTILDPEEVIESDLIIDSKLSSENAIKNNVSATGQAIYAQVLKIAKSLTGTPYIFAGNTPAGFDCSGFVKYVFSNAGVDITRKSSNDYFMNDTTIVENPIPGDIIFFKNTYIEGISHMGIYIGNGEFIHAGSSGVQVSKLSYDYWTSKFVAFKRFNQVK; encoded by the coding sequence ATGTTACAGAAAAAGAAGTTACTATTACTAAGTACAGCACTAATTACGACTGCAGCAATCGCAGCACCAATGGCAGAAGCATCAAGTTACACTGTAAGTAAAGGGGATACCTTAACGAAAATCGCCAATGCCAACAAAACCACAGTTAACCAGCTGAGACAATGGAACAATTTAAAAAATGATGCTATTTATGTAGGTCAAAAACTTACTGTTAGTGCAACAAAGCCAACAACATCGACGAATAAACCACAGACTCCAACTAAAACACCCGCTGTAACAAATGCATCTACTTATAAAGTAGTTAAAGGAGATACCTTATCTAAAATTGCAGTAGCTGTGAAATCGACAGTGGCAGACATAAAAAAATGGAACGGATTAACTAGTGATTCGATTTATGTGGGTCAGCAGCTTAAAATTGGTGAAGTAAATAATGTTACTTCCAAACCACAAACGCCACCAAATAAAGACGTGCAACCAGGGCAGAATACAAATGTGCTCAATTATCAGGTGGTCAAGGGTGACTCCTTAGCGAAAATTGCCACTAAATTCAGTGTAACCGTTGCTGATTTAAAGAAAATGAATCAATTAAGCTCTGATTTAATCTATATTGGACAAGTGTTAAAATTAAACGTTTCTTCTACTGACGGAGAACCTGATACAATACTTGATCCAGAGGAAGTCATCGAATCTGATTTAATCATTGACTCAAAACTATCAAGTGAAAATGCGATTAAAAATAATGTGTCAGCTACTGGACAAGCAATTTATGCCCAAGTGCTTAAAATTGCTAAATCTCTAACTGGAACACCCTATATATTTGCAGGGAATACGCCTGCCGGTTTTGATTGCAGTGGATTTGTGAAGTATGTCTTCTCAAATGCAGGCGTAGACATTACAAGAAAAAGTAGTAATGACTATTTCATGAATGATACTACAATCGTTGAAAACCCAATTCCTGGGGACATCATTTTCTTCAAGAACACGTACATTGAAGGAATCTCGCACATGGGAATTTACATAGGAAACGGCGAATTCATTCATGCTGGAAGTAGTGGGGTTCAAGTTTCAAAACTTTCCTACGATTATTGGACTTCAAAATTTGTCGCATTTAAAAGATTTAATCAGGTCAAGTAG
- a CDS encoding accessory Sec system S-layer assembly protein, with protein MGLFSFFKKTDKVGADSAIDSKDLGQNGKKEEHSNNIETKLSFHPEWHVPQEQRYIFNFLANELQPLKPNQLSLAAINIEVDPNTNAWNVKAFVRSSLEQAIQLGEIELLLLDKNDKQIGSKSFNFADLGSLPAQSARPWVFSFDQSTLTTEEVPEDGWKIAFNLISLRGHQLDLDETWKNQLPEDQQEALVNIVKNLPKLGKNEVNFTGLQAKMQDDKSLVTSIFIRNGNNKAINIEQLPLEIVDANGKQVAKGSFRLDPVLSVQPNSTKPWTFIFPEELVAEGEFDLSRWSARVNQQK; from the coding sequence TTGGGTTTATTTTCATTTTTCAAAAAGACGGACAAAGTCGGAGCAGATAGTGCCATCGATTCAAAGGATTTAGGTCAAAACGGGAAAAAGGAAGAGCATTCTAATAATATCGAAACAAAGCTTTCTTTCCATCCAGAATGGCATGTCCCACAAGAGCAACGATATATTTTCAATTTCTTAGCCAATGAATTGCAGCCGTTAAAGCCAAATCAATTATCTTTAGCCGCTATTAATATTGAGGTAGATCCGAACACAAACGCCTGGAATGTTAAGGCATTTGTACGTTCTTCACTAGAACAAGCAATTCAACTAGGAGAAATTGAATTACTTCTATTAGATAAAAATGACAAACAAATTGGATCAAAAAGCTTTAATTTTGCTGATCTTGGTTCCCTACCTGCTCAAAGTGCACGTCCATGGGTGTTTTCATTCGATCAAAGCACATTGACGACGGAGGAAGTTCCAGAAGATGGCTGGAAAATTGCATTCAATCTTATCTCACTTCGAGGTCATCAATTAGATTTAGATGAGACATGGAAAAATCAGCTTCCTGAAGACCAACAAGAAGCATTGGTAAATATCGTAAAGAATTTACCGAAGCTAGGTAAAAATGAAGTAAACTTCACAGGCTTACAAGCGAAAATGCAAGACGACAAAAGCTTGGTTACTTCCATCTTTATTCGAAACGGCAATAACAAAGCCATCAATATCGAACAACTGCCATTAGAAATTGTCGATGCCAATGGAAAACAAGTTGCAAAAGGTTCCTTTAGACTGGACCCAGTCTTATCGGTTCAGCCTAACTCTACAAAGCCCTGGACTTTCATCTTCCCTGAAGAATTAGTTGCTGAAGGCGAATTTGATTTATCACGTTGGAGTGCCCGAGTAAATCAACAGAAATAA
- the secA2 gene encoding accessory Sec system translocase SecA2, whose translation MFSIFNRNKEKTSTRELKRYYKIVDQINELESTYSSMTDDELKNMTFQFKERLQKGENISDILPDAFAVVREASKRVLNMRHFDVQLIGGLVLTEGNISEMPTGEGKTLVASLPSYVRALEGKGVHVITVNDYLAKRDFELIGQIHQFLGLTVGLNIPMMEPNQKKEAYNADITYGVGTEFGFDYLRDNMAHTIADKVQRPYHFAIIDEVDSVLIDEAKTPLIIAGKMSANEELHRIAALLAKRFKKDEDYDFDDETKATSLTDRGIEKVEAAFGVDNLYDLDHQTLYHYVIQAVRAHVMFERDVDYIVKDDKIQLVDMFTGRIMEGRSLSDGLHQAIEAKEGVTITEENKAQAQITIQNYFRMYPKLAGMTGTGKTQEQEFKEVYGMSVIQIPTNRPRIRMDQSDIVFENTEQKYEHVAEEALARHEKGQPVLIGTTSILQSEKVAAYLDKLGLHYQLLNAKTVEQEVELISQAGQKGRITVATNMAGRGTDIVLGEGVAELGGLYVIGTEKHESRRVDNQLRGRSGRQGDPGESQFIISLEDDMFRRFAKEDVEKFQKKLVANDLGRIQNKEVIELVNRTQRIVEGAHFSMREYNLKLDDVINDQRRVIYNLRDNVLKQEDLIGQLKTMLNETVDFAIRDNAPEELNPIEWNFDKMESTVNSLFLTPVTIDREETKVKRLLESVQPSLDELLQTIESFEQNEQVMQVIPRVMLAFIDSMWVRHLEQMSHLKEGIGLRQYQQEDPMRIYQREGLELFGKNYQELRRSIVEEIVAFMKSLSNTEEE comes from the coding sequence ATGTTCTCAATTTTTAATCGAAACAAGGAAAAAACAAGTACTCGAGAATTAAAAAGATACTATAAAATTGTAGATCAAATTAATGAACTTGAATCTACTTACTCATCGATGACAGACGATGAACTAAAAAATATGACGTTTCAATTCAAGGAAAGGTTACAAAAAGGCGAAAATATCTCTGACATTCTCCCTGATGCATTTGCAGTAGTTCGAGAAGCTTCAAAGCGTGTACTGAATATGCGTCACTTTGATGTGCAGCTAATTGGTGGGCTTGTGTTAACAGAAGGAAATATTTCTGAAATGCCTACTGGTGAAGGTAAAACGTTAGTTGCTTCTCTTCCCTCTTATGTTCGAGCATTAGAAGGTAAAGGTGTACACGTTATTACAGTTAATGATTACTTAGCAAAACGTGACTTCGAGTTAATCGGTCAGATTCACCAATTCCTTGGTTTGACAGTTGGTTTAAATATACCAATGATGGAACCTAACCAAAAGAAAGAAGCCTATAACGCTGATATTACATATGGTGTGGGAACAGAATTCGGATTTGACTATTTGCGAGACAATATGGCCCACACAATTGCAGACAAAGTGCAACGTCCATATCATTTTGCCATTATTGACGAAGTTGACTCTGTTTTAATTGATGAAGCTAAAACGCCGTTAATCATTGCTGGAAAAATGAGTGCCAATGAAGAATTACATCGAATTGCCGCACTACTCGCAAAACGCTTCAAAAAAGATGAAGATTACGATTTCGATGACGAAACAAAAGCAACTTCTCTTACAGATCGTGGTATTGAAAAGGTTGAAGCTGCATTTGGTGTGGATAATTTATATGATTTAGATCACCAAACGCTTTACCACTATGTCATTCAGGCAGTCAGAGCACATGTGATGTTCGAGCGTGATGTGGATTACATAGTCAAGGATGACAAAATCCAGTTAGTGGATATGTTTACAGGTCGTATTATGGAAGGCCGTTCTCTGTCAGACGGCTTACACCAAGCAATTGAAGCAAAAGAAGGCGTTACAATTACGGAAGAAAATAAAGCCCAAGCTCAAATCACCATTCAAAACTACTTCCGTATGTACCCAAAATTAGCCGGTATGACTGGTACTGGTAAAACGCAGGAACAGGAATTTAAAGAGGTTTACGGAATGAGCGTTATTCAGATTCCAACAAACCGTCCTCGAATTCGTATGGACCAATCTGATATCGTTTTCGAAAATACAGAGCAGAAATACGAACATGTTGCCGAAGAAGCTTTAGCAAGACATGAAAAAGGACAACCGGTCTTAATTGGGACAACCTCTATTCTTCAATCTGAAAAGGTTGCAGCCTATTTAGATAAGTTAGGATTACACTATCAATTACTAAATGCAAAAACTGTGGAACAAGAAGTCGAGCTAATTTCCCAAGCCGGTCAAAAGGGACGCATTACAGTTGCAACGAACATGGCTGGACGAGGAACAGACATCGTTCTTGGTGAAGGGGTTGCAGAACTAGGCGGTCTTTATGTAATAGGTACGGAAAAACATGAAAGTCGTCGTGTAGACAATCAATTACGTGGACGCTCTGGTCGCCAGGGAGATCCAGGTGAGAGTCAATTCATCATCTCATTGGAGGACGATATGTTCCGCCGTTTTGCAAAAGAAGATGTTGAAAAGTTCCAAAAGAAATTAGTCGCAAATGATTTGGGACGTATCCAAAATAAAGAAGTAATCGAATTAGTCAACCGTACGCAACGCATCGTTGAAGGTGCACATTTCTCAATGCGTGAATATAACCTAAAACTAGATGATGTGATTAATGACCAACGTCGAGTAATCTACAATTTACGCGATAATGTTTTAAAACAAGAGGACTTAATCGGCCAGTTAAAAACAATGTTAAATGAAACAGTGGATTTCGCCATTCGCGATAACGCTCCAGAAGAGCTGAACCCAATCGAATGGAATTTCGACAAGATGGAATCAACAGTTAATTCCCTCTTCTTAACACCAGTAACGATTGATCGTGAAGAGACAAAAGTAAAACGACTGTTAGAGTCGGTTCAACCTTCATTGGATGAATTACTTCAAACAATTGAAAGCTTTGAACAAAATGAACAAGTTATGCAAGTAATTCCACGTGTGATGCTTGCTTTCATTGACTCCATGTGGGTTCGCCATTTAGAGCAAATGAGTCATTTAAAAGAAGGAATTGGTTTACGTCAGTACCAACAAGAAGACCCGATGCGTATTTATCAAAGAGAAGGATTGGAACTTTTCGGTAAAAACTATCAAGAGCTCCGTCGTTCAATCGTAGAAGAAATCGTCGCATTTATGAAGTCTTTAAGCAATACAGAGGAGGAATAA